A portion of the Thunnus maccoyii chromosome 20, fThuMac1.1, whole genome shotgun sequence genome contains these proteins:
- the mki67 gene encoding proliferation marker protein Ki-67 isoform X1 translates to MMFVATMTSNSINLNNVETCNVTRMPLHGKIVVVKRSGVDGTEFPLTASCLFGRKPTCDIRIQLPQVSKEHCRIDFNENKEVILTNLSSVNPTCVNGEALQQSERLKHGDVITIIDRSFRFEYPPPPTPKKRSSIGGKTETLKVLQDQHVGDTVAIEKGEKRISEVSIDPHLKDGTNHENIQRAIEKTVEVESKEDDGLLQSKTTSPFSDLYQMIKKSLDVKTPRKSSSSKFQTPASKICTPKCGTVEKNGEKPAISTEDTPKKDKANVSLGADETNGEAQSISNGTPKSVKKQRRSSQVPAAEMARPVVEEVEHAKSEAISPQKRRSATPQRSTISEVIEQISAQTTKSPMRRRSKEATPAKEQEKAKPEKVEEPSKKRKSGELATDLPKPQMKKKRVSFGGYLSPELFDKKMPPDSPLRKGATPRRSLCLPKPKQSLLRRASVIGLLKEFEQEYADSSANMTPSPKKKKKNASPKTPTPGKKSPKSRSPSPKAASPAKKSPKSNASSPKAQSPAKKSPKPRTPSPKAPTPAKNSPKSKTSSPKAQSPGKKSPNSKSASPARGRSPSKTKLETPTANEQPKTPRRSSTPGQVACKETPTGKRRSSLTPQENTATVVTPAKTPLNSQANTPTVQGRFSVSRINTPSPVAEDAVMDPVPSVTVTPKIPLRRKSMKSTSRKTPSMAKSAVKVMHRRSGISRASMKALNSWADIVKFGQTKVQVAAPAKQMVNKKTKKKIVSKPQTPARKLISHVSTGHADSPVTILVGRAHKQKVVHPTGNAPRVVTNTALFKKNMKMDEDLSGISEMFKTPANERKRRSVINENSATKTPVGSLTTSVVEPSVLNTPEELGEMMVSPLSVASTVKGRRYNSEAVQRLLNGNQESSFVSDTSALDIHTDDSSEQQCTDLKTISVTTPKQKPELPECPTGVKRIMKTPRQKAEPVEDIRGKVLKTPKQKPEQQECLTGVKRIMKTPRQKAEPVEDIRGKLLKTPKQKPEQQECLTGVKRIMKTPRQKSESVEDIRGNLLKTPKQKPEQQECLTGVKRVMKTPEQEAEPLEDIQGELLKTPTAAEVADVTFDVVKELETAAYVEESENLSEMADMKTPNLKSSPLVCLSGIKKVMKTPREKSAPVEDMLGIERLMKTPKEKGEPVENSFGIKRLMKSPRLKGNAPVEDFEGLQELMEEPLTTPTEPMETTEVDGPSDVILDVPQVDMAKGDVNEVVCTQLEVPSVHNANESSDAKETIPPAAVEKLPEEQLKTETATSEVTELDTIATDPDDQKKPTRGRRATTIESKAAENKQEATEHSEDPVVLAPVRGRRGKKTESTAPTAVRQTTRNRNAKSTESKDAELTQEESASLPSKVALKPKRGRNAKKASDDQAEMVQEVATETEMVPEPESEQSPPVDVNHAADDSEAPLEKAVVKPKRGRKTKQESEQCQSVPEQQDVPSTHSEDVLQADKAKEVDAKEVSSDQLEVAPIESDESKSSDAMETVTQAPKTESLPEVEMATCTVTETVQKKPVRGRKAKLVESKAAEDNQEAAEHCEDAVDPAPVRGRRGKRTTATAQPAVRKTTRGRNAKSQEGTTDDQPEMVPEEAVETKPVTEVSPEATPDQTATNASQEENESPPPEKEAVSKPSRGRRAKPTPVEPPQSEPEVSEQPEQPVPTVGKSRRGRKRNPDTVEQNEVVEDTVVAVETKQPSQPPVRAKRGRNAKHEEEKVEDDVKTTSVETTKSQEPVKKSRRTRKAEQDHIEAHEEVQTVETLVPEEAEAPLATEPVKMNEQATVAAKPGRGGRKAKQNAESVTPVESTETQEVPVVSTTDKPKRGRRVKQVAEEVNITAEVPEEKPDHELETEEKQQNVESNAAVVKTSRATGAKTSAKNEISQAVPAKRARRGAAPTTEETKTEESAPISVEPAKKGRRAAAKPTQLTEDSSNAVVEDTKTSKKSVKWQGDLKVYDITPVKAVRGRKSKLGGQDDAESNKMSQNADKTEEKDLSDKVVESQPAKRARRGAKVADVTTESTSTVKPKKGDTVQAAEAETQPKTRRGRSAKK, encoded by the exons ATGATGTTCGTAGCAACGATGACGTCGAATTCAATTAACTTAAATAATGTTGAAACGT GTAACGTTACGAGAATGCCATTACATGGAAAAATTGTCGTGGTTAAGAGGAGTGGAGTGGATGGGACTGAATTTCCTCTTACTGCATCATGCCTGTTTGGAAG GAAGCCTACCTGTGATATTCGTATTCAGCTTCCTCAAGTCTCCAAGGAGCATTGCAGAATTGActtcaatgaaaataaagag GTTATATTGACAAATCTGAGCTCAGTGAATCCAACCTGTGTCAATGGAGAGGCTTTACAGCAGTCAGAGCGTTTGAAGCATGGAGATGTGATAACCATTATTGACCGTTCTTTCAG GTTCGAGTATCCTCCACCACCCACACCAAAGAAGAGGTCTTCCATTGGAGGCAAAACTGAAACCCTCAAA GTTCTGCAAGATCAGCATGTAGGGGACACAGTCGCTAttgaaaaaggagaaaagaggatCTCTGAAGTGTCCATAG ACCCTCATCTGAAAGATGGAACCAACCATGAAAACATCCAGCGAGCCATTGAGAAAACTGTGGAGGTGGAGTCCAAGGAGGATGATGGCCTGCTGCAAAGCAAGACCACTTCCCCCTTCAGTGATCTGTatcaaatgatcaaaaaatCTCTTGATGTCAAGACCCCTCGGAAATCCTCCAGCAGTAAGTTTCAGACGCCTGCCTCGAAGATTTGCACTCCAAAATGTGGGACAGTCgagaaaaatggtgaaaaacctGCCATTTCCACAGAAGACACCCCCAAGAAGGATAAAGCTAATGTCTCTCTTGGAGCTGATGAAACTAATGGGGAGGCTCAAAGTATAAGTAATGGGACCCCGAAGTCTGTTAAGAAGCAGAGGAGGTCCTCTCAGGTCCCTGCTGCTGAGATGGCTAGACCTGTAGTTGAAGAAGTGGAACATGCCAAGTCTGAAGCAATTTCACCACAGAAGAGACGCAGTGCAACTCCCCAGAGGTCTACTATCAGTGAGGTTATTGAGCAAATTTCTGCCCAAACAACTAAGTCCCCTATGAGAAGGAGGAGCAAGGAGGCCACACCAGCTAAGGAACAAGAGAAGGCAAAGCCTGAAAAAG TGGAAGAGCCGTCCAAAAAACGCAAAAGTGGAGAACTGGCAACTGACTTGCCCAAACCACAAATGAAGAAGAAACGAGTTTCCTTTGGAGGTTACCTGAGTCCTGagttatttgacaaaaaaatgccTCCTGACTCTCCATTACGCAAGGGGGCCACTCCACGGAGAAGCTTGTGTCTCCCCAAACCCAAACAATCTCTCCTTAGACGAGCATCAGTCATTGGCTTGCTCAAG GAGTTTGAGCAAGAGTATGCAGATAGTTCTGCAAACATGACTCCATCaccgaagaagaagaagaagaatgctTCTCCTAAGACTCCAACACCTGGAAAGAAATCACCAAAATCTAGGTCCCCTTCTCCCAAGGCTGCATCACCTGCAAAGAAGTCACCAAAATCAAATGCCTCCTCTCCCAAGGCTCAGTCACCTGCAAAGAAATCGCCAAAACCCAGGACCCCTTCTCCAAAGGCTCCAACACCAGCAAAGAATTCCCCCAAATCAAAGACCTCCTCTCCCAAGGCTCAGTCACCTGGAAAGAAATCACCAAATTCCAAGAGTGCATCCCCTGCTAGGGGAAGGTCTCCCTCCAAAACCAAATTGGAGACTCCTACAGCAAATGAACAGCCCAAAACCCCGCGCAGGTCTTCAACCCCAGGTCAGGTGGCTTGTAAAGAAACTCCCACTGGTAAGAGAAGGTCAAGCCTTACCCCTCAGGAAAATACTGCCACTGTTGTAACACCAGCAAAAACCCCTTTGAACTCACAAGCCAACACCCCCACTGTGCAAGGGCGATTCTCTGTGTCACGCATCAACACCCCATCACCAGTTGCAGAAGATGCTGTTATGGACCCAGTGCCTTCAGTCACTGTAACCCCTAAAATACCCCTGAGGAGAAAGAGCATGAAGAGCACCTCACGGAAGACTCCAAGCATGGCAAAGAGCGCTGTAAAAGTAATGCACAGAAGAAGTGGCATTTCACGGGCATCTATGAAAG CCTTAAATTCCTGGGCAGATATTGTCAAGTTTGGGCAAACCAAGGTCCAAGTGGCTGCTCCAGCTAAGCAAATGGTCaacaaaaagactaaaaagaaGATTGTATCCAAACCACAG ACCCCTGCAAGAAAACTGATCAGCCATGTCAGCACCGGTCATGCAGATTCACCTGTTACCATTCTGGTGGGCAGAGCTCACAAACAAAAGGTTGTACATCCAACTGGTAATGCACCAAGAGTGGTCACCAATACTGCACTCTTTAAAAAGAACATGAAAATGGATGAGGACTTGTCTG GAAtttctgaaatgtttaaaacacCTGCAAATGAAAGGAAGAGGAGATCTGTAATAAATGAGAACAGTGCCACCAAGACCCCAGTGGGAAGTCTGACTACATCTGTAGTAGAACCATCAGTGTTGAACACACCAGAGGAGCTAG GTGAAATGATGGTGTCTCCACTGAGTGTTGCATCTACAGTCAAAGGAAGAAGATACAACAGTGAGGCTGTCCAACGCCTCCTTAATGGAAATCAAGAATCTAGCTTTGTCAGTGACACTTCTGCCCTGGATATTCACACTGATGATTCAAGTGAACAGCAGTGCACAGATTTGAAGACCATCTCTGTAACAACTCCCAAACAGAAGCCAGAACTACCAGAGTGTCCCACAGGAGTTAAGAGGATCATGAAGACCCCAAGACAGAAAGCTGAACCTGTAGAAGACATCAGAGGGAAAGTTCTGAAAACACCTAAACAGAAGCCTGAACAACAGGAGTGTCTCACTGGAGTGAAGAGGATCATGAAGACCCCAAGACAGAAAGCTGAACCTGTGGAGGACATTAGAGGGAAACTTCTGAAAACACCTAAACAGAAGCCTGAACAACAGGAGTGTCTCACTGGAGTGAAGAGGATCATGAAGACCCCAAGACAGAAGTCTGAATCTGTAGAAGACATCAGAGGGAATCTTCTGAAAACACCTAAACAGAAACCTGAGCAACAAGAATGTCTCACTGGAGTGAAGAGGGTTATGAAGACCCCAGAACAGGAGGCTGAACCTCTTGAAGACATACAAGGAGAACTTCTGAAAACTCCCACAGCTGCAGAAGTTGCTGATGTGACTTTTGATGTTGTTAAGGAACTGGAGACAGCAGCATACGTGGAAGAATCCGAAAACCTATCTGAAATGGCAGACATGAAAACTCCAAACCTCAAGAGCTCCCCATTGGTTTGCCTCTCTGGTATCAAGAAGGTGATGAAAACGCCCAGGGAGAAAAGTGCTCCAGTTGAAGATATGCTTGGCATTGAGAGGCTCATGAAAACTCCCAAAGAAAAAGGTGAACCTGTTGAGAACAGCTTTGGTATCAAGAGACTCATGAAGTCACCCAGACTGAAGGGTAACGCTCCAGTGGAAGACTTTGAAGGACTTCAAGAGCTCATGGAGGAGCCACTGACTACTCCCACAGAACCAATGGAAACAACTGAG GTTGATGGGCCATCAGATGTGATCCTTGATGTCCCTCAAGTTGACATGGCCAAGG GAGATGTGAATGAAGTTGTGTGCACCCAGTTGGAGGTGCCCAGTGTACATAACGCAAATGAATCATCAGATGCCAAGGAAACTATCCCACCGGCAGCTGTAGAGAAGTTACCAGAAGAACAACTTAAAACTGAGACAGCTACATCCGAAGTTACGGAACTGGACACAATCGCCACTGATCCTGATGATCAGAAGAAACCTACTCGAGGCAGAAGGGCAACAACAATTGAATCTAAAGCAGCTGAGAATAAACAGGAGGCCACAGAACATTCTGAAGATCCTGTTGTCCTTGCTCCagtcagaggaagaagagggaagaAAACCGAGTCAACTGCACCAACCGCTGTTAGACAAACTACAAGAAACAGAAACGCAAAGTCCACTGAAAGCAAGGATGCTGAGCTCACACAGGAAGAAAGTGCCTCTCTGCCTTCCAAAGTCGCTCTTAAGCctaaaagaggaagaaatgccaaaaaagcTTCTGATGATCAAGCTGAAATGGTCCAAGAGGTTGCCACTGAAACCGAAATGGTGCCAGAACCTGAGAGTGAACAGAGTCCCCCAGTTGATGTCAACCACGCTGCAGATGACAGTGAAGCACCACTGGAAAAAGCTGTCGTGAAGCCCAAGCGAGGAAGAAAAACGAAACAAGAATCTGAACAATGTCAATCGGTGCCAGAGCAGCAAGATGTGCCCTCTACTCACAGCGAAGATGTTCTCCAAGCTGACAAGGCAAAAG AAGTGGATGCAAAGGAAGTCAGTAGTGACCAGCTGGAGGTGGCGCCCATTGAAAGTGATGAAAGTAAATCATCAGATGCCATGGAAACTGTCACACAGGCACCTAAAACTGAAAGTTTGCCTGAAGTGGAGATGGCAACTTGCACAGTCACAGAAACCGTCCAGAAGAAACCTGTTCGAGGCAGAAAGGCCAAACTGGTGGAATCTAAAGCAGCTGAAGATAACCAAGAGGCAGCAGAACATTGTGAAGATGCTGTTGACCCTGCTCCagtcagaggaagaagagggaagaGAACTACAGCTACTGCACAACCCGCTGTTAGAAAAACTACCAGGGGCAGAAATGCTAAGTCTCAAGAAGGTACTACAGATGATCAACCTGAAATGGTGCCAGAGGAAGCTGTGGAAACAAAACCAGTGACTGAGGTTTCACCGGAAGCTACACCTGACCAAACAGCAACAAATGCCAGTCAAGAAGAAAACGAGTCTCCACCCCCTGAAAAGGAAGCTGTGTCGAAGCCCAGCAGGGGGAGAAGAGCTAAACCCACACCTGTCGAACCACCTCAATCAGAACCAGAAGTGAGTGAACAGCCCGAACAGCCTGTTCCCACTGTTGGAAAATcaagaagagggagaaagagaaaccCTGATACTGTTGAACAAAATGAGGTGGTTGAAGACACAGTTGTTGCTGTGGAAACCAAGCAGCCGTCCCAACCTCCTGTCAGGGCTAAGAGGGGAAGAAATGccaaacatgaagaagaaaaggtAGAGGATGATGTCAAGACTACCTCAGTAGAGACTACTAAATCCCAGGAGCCGGTTAAAAAGTCGAGGAGAACCAGAAAGGCTGAGCAAGACCACATAGAAGCACATGAAGAAGTCCAAACGGTTGAAACTCTTGTCCCAGAGGAGGCTGAAGCTCCACTTGCTACTGAACCAGTGAAGATGAATGAACAAGCGACCGTGGCTGCAAAACCCGGGCGAGGAGGGcgaaaagcaaaacaaaatgctgaGAGCGTAACCCCTGTTGAATCCACTGAGACCCAAGAGGTACCTGTTGTCAGCACCACAGACAAACCCAAGCGGGGTAGGAGGGTAAAACAAGTTGCTGAAGAGGTTAATATCACTGCTGAAGTACCAGAGGAAAAACCTGACCATGAGCTGGAGACCGAGGAGAAGCAGCAAAATGTTGAGTCAAACGCTGCTGTCGTTAAAACTAGTAGGGCAACAGGGGCGAAAACTTCTGCGAAAAATGAGATTTCACAAGCCGTTCCAGCCAAGCGAGCACGTCGCGGTGCAGCCCCTACCACTgaggagaccaaaacagaagaGTCTGCTCCGATTTCAGTAGAACCGGCCAAAAAGGGAAGACGGGCAGCAGCAAAACCCACACAGCTCACTGAAGATTCAAGCAATGCTGTTGTGGAAGACACAAAAACGTCCAAAAAATCCGTCAAGTGGCAAGGAGATTTGAAAGTCTATGATATAACGCCTGTAAAGGCAGTTCGCGGCAGGAAGTCAAAACTTGGCGGCCAAGATGATGCTGAAAGCAACAAGATGTCACAGAATGCCGACAAAACTGAAGAGAAGGATCTCTCAGATAAGGTTGTTGAATCTCAGCCCGCCAAGAGAGCCAGACGAGGGGCAAAGGTCGCTGATGTAACCACTGAGTCCACAAGCACAGTAAAGCCTAAGAAAGGTGATACCGTGCAGGCTGCTGAAGCCGAGACACAGCCAAAAACCAGAAGAGGAAGATCAGCAAAGAAATAA